One region of Salvia miltiorrhiza cultivar Shanhuang (shh) chromosome 3, IMPLAD_Smil_shh, whole genome shotgun sequence genomic DNA includes:
- the LOC131013923 gene encoding LOB domain-containing protein 4-like — protein sequence MKESSSRKQGAASPCAACKLLRRRCAEDCVFAPYFPAEEPHKFASVHKVFGASNVNKMLQDLPEHQRGDAVSSMVYEANARVRDPVYGCVGAISSLQQQIDALQTQLAIAQAEVVHMRMRHYSSTSSSPDCASPSTTRGRRSHTHHPKSSFNMEVTNMDDSFWP from the exons atgaaggagAGCAGTAGCAGAAAGCAAGGTGCGGCGTCGCCGTGCGCTGCGTGCAAGCTCCTCCGGCGGAGATGCGCGGAGGATTGTGTGTTCGCGCCTTATTTTCCGGCGGAGGAGCCCCACAAGTTCGCCAGCGTGCATAAGGTGTTTGGTGCTAGCAATGTCAACAAGATGCTCCAG GACCTGCCGGAACATCAGAGAGGCGATGCAGTGAGCTCGATGGTGTACGAAGCGAACGCGCGGGTGAGGGATCCGGTGTACGGGTGCGTGGGCGCGATATCGTCGCTGCAGCAGCAGATAGACGCGCTGCAAACGCAGCTGGCGATTGCGCAGGCGGAGGTGGTGCACATGCGTATGCGCCACTACTCTTCCACCTCTTCCTCGCCCGACTGCGCCTCTCCCTCCACCACCCGTGGACGAAGGTCTCACACCCACCACCCAAAGTCCTCTTTCAACATGGAAGTTACCAACATGGACGATTCCTTCTGGCCCTAG